The genomic region ATGGACCGACCAGCGGAATTCCGGTCATCATGCTCACCTCAAAAACCCAGGATTCTGACAAGTTCTGGGGAATGAAGCAAGGTGCCTCGGAATACATGACCAAACCTTTTTCTGAAGAATCACTTCAGAATGTTGTGAAAAAGTATCTGTAACCGGCGTATTCATGGCGAAACTGGAACCCTTCAACCCAACCGATACCCTGACCTCGCTGGTTTCATTGCAGCGCATTGAATCGACTGGTGCGGTTGAACAGATCCGACAGAAAACCCAGTGTATTGTTGTGTTGCTCGGCAAGGAACAGCTTGCCATACCGATTATATCCATTAAGGAAATTATTGAAGTTCCCAGAATCACCCGTCTGCCGAACGTACCGGCTTACATACTGGGTATCTGTTCGGTCCGCGGAGAAATTATATCAATCACCGATATCAGACAACTGTTGAATCTGAAAGGTTCTGATCAAAAAACACGGAAGGAACTTGCTAAAGAGCGGATTATCCTGCTGGATGGCGAGCGCTTCACAACCGGTGTGGTTGTGGATACCGTTGTCGAGGTAATTGACATACCGTTGGATGAAATTGAATCCAGTAAAACCACACTGACCGGTGCCCTGGCCAGTTTTGGTTCCGGTCTTTATAAAGAGGGTGGACGGGTTCTCGTTGTACTGGACGTGAACGCCCTTTTGAATAGTCATGAATTGTCCCAATTTATTTAAAAACTGACCAGAGGAGTACTCGATGGCCGGCAATATTTCTGATGAAAATGACAAGAAAAAACAGGATCCCAACCAACCGCAGCCACAGGAAGGCTTTGGCGATGACTTTCTGAGTCAGCTGGGTCTCGACATTGGTGAGATTTCAGGAGCTGTTGAGGAAATTATCACCGATCAGCCTCAGGTTGCCGAAGGCCCTGCAGGTGTCCGTGAAACAGCTGCCGGTATTGAGCTGACCATTGATGAGGAATTGGATTCCCAGATCGATGAAGAAGCCAAGATGTTTCTTGCCGACAAGCATTTCAGGGCCAATGAATTTTATGAAGCCCTCATCCCTGCTCTCGAGCTGAACATCCGCGTACGCCAGGGTCGATCAAAACGGGATGACGTGCTGGTTAAACGTCAGAATGAAATCATTTTTGAGTCGAACTATCAATTGGGTAAATACCATCTGATCCAGGCTTCAAAAACAAGTGGTGACATTGCCACGCATCACCGTCTAATGGGATTGATGCATCTTTATGGTGCTATTGACCAGTCATTTTTGCCAGGTCAGGAAGCCAAACGGAAGGAAATCGGTCAATACTGGAAACAACTGATCTACGGGTACCGGTTCGGGCAATACTACATCAAGTATGGCATGTTCTCCACCCTGACCATTCCCGGACCCGAGGATAACAGTTCAAAGGCTGAATTCTGGAGTTATCTCGGCACAGCAGAATCAGATAAACTGGCTAAAGAAATGTACATGCTGATGGCTTACAGCTATGACCTTTCTTACTACCGGTATCAGGTACGTCTGGCCACTTACTATGTCGAGACCAACCGATCAAAAGAAGGTTGCCGGTATATTCAGGTACCCATTCCTGCGGTGGAAGATGACGGAATCGCCTTCCTGCAAACTTTGCTGAAAAAGGATCCAACTCAGTTTGATGCTTTTGTTAACAAGGAATTCCAAAAGGATATCAAACGGCTTACCTCTCTGGCCGAGGCCGGTGACCATCGGAAACTTCATGATATCATGTCTGACTGGAGATTCCGGTTAAGCAGCATGACCCTCGATGTTCCCTACAAAAATTCCACCATCCGGCTGGAATATCTGAAGGCCTTTCAAAAATTGATGGAGGAAATGCAGAAATCGAATCCGACCATCCTGATCGATCAGTATATGTCTGATTACAAGCGGGTCCCGTTTGCCAATAAAGTACCTGTCATTCAGGAGTTCGCTTACATTGCCATCTTCTATTCTCTTGAAATGAATGAGAAGGCAAAAGGCGGATTCAACGTATTCGACATTGATGCAGAAGCGTTTATTGCCGTCGTTTATTCAGTTGCTGAGTATTTCCGGATTCTTTCAAATGACAAGGATCCACAGAAACAGTCAGCACTGGAAAACCAAAAGGCCGTTGTAAGAAAAACGTTTTCCAAATTCCAGAGTTCGCTCCAATCTAAAGGATATACGGTCAGCCGTGAACCCCGTCTGACGGTTTAACCCAGATTAACAGAAAGTTGTCCCATGTCCAGTACCGGTAAAATCCTCAGAACCCTGGCCATTGTCTGCATTGCAGCCATTGGTCTGGCCTTTCTCATCGATTCTTTTTGGGGAGGAAGTACGGTTTCACCCGGTGACAAGACCATTGCCACCCGGCATCAGCAACTTGCCGACCTGACTCTGAAGGCCTGGTCGGCCGGTTCCGAGGCGGTGACTGCACAATCTGGGGCCCTTTCTGCGAATGCCATCAAATCCTTGCATTTCGTCGATCAGGATGTGATGTCTTTGTCTTCATTCTCCTCTGTTTCTCAATGGAATATTTCAAGGGAGGACAGTTTACTCCTGCTGAAAAGCTACCTGATCAGAATCAGTGACAATCCGGCGGTACGGTTTGATTCCCTTGCCGGCAGCATGCGTTACGATGTCACAGCTTCCGCCGCAAGATTAATCAACCAGACAGCCGACTCTGTTCAGGTTACTTCCCTGATTCCGGTTGTGGCAGGAAGTTCATGCCTTCCCTGCCACGGTTCTGCCTCGACAGTGCCCGCCTTTAAATCGAACCTGAAAGGGTTTCAATCGGGCGATCTGATGGCGATGGTTAAACTCAGTACTACCGAACCGGTACCTCCCGCTACCTCGGGACTGACATTGCTGTTATCCTTTATCATTGGGATGGCAATCGTACTGGGCTGGCTTTTGATTACACAGATCCGGTCCATTGTAACCGAGCCTCTCACGATTGTATCCGATGCAGTGAACGCCATCCCGACGGGCAACTTCAGTTCAATCACCACTCAGGCAGATTCTTATCAGGAACTGACCCCGGTGATGTCCACCATCCGGAACCTGTCGACCCGTTACCGGTCCATGGTTGATGATGTGTCTGATTCTTCTTACCGGATTGCCCAATTTGTAACAACGATTGAGGGTAAAATCGGTGCCGTTACGCGCGCATCAGATGACCAGCTCGCCATTTCGCAGCGTACCAACACCCAGATTCTGGATCTGAGTTCTGGGATTTCTACACTGGCTCAGGATGGTCAGACACTTACCTACAGTGTATCTGAAACCACCAGCAGCATTCAGCAACTGATTTCGAATATTCAGGAAGCTTCACGCAATATTCAGGATAGTTCCAACATCATTAACCATATTATCAATGATGTACAGGAAGGCCGTTTTGCCATTGATCAGATCAACAATGGTATGCAGGAAGTTAACCACCAGATGGATCAGATGGTCAGCACCATCAAACGTCTGGAAAGTTCATCACGGGATATCGGAAAAGTAACCGAGGTGATCAATAAAATTGCGAAGCAAACCAACCTGCTTGCAGTAAATGCAGCCATTGAGTCTGCTCTGGCCGGGCAGGCCGGACGTGGTTTTGCTGTGGTTGCAGAAGAAGTCCGGAAACTGGCTTCCCGGTCAACAGAAGCGACCCGCGAAATCGAAGAACTGGTGTTTGCGATCCGGGAGGAAACATCGAAGGCTGTACAGGCTGCCTTATCTGCCACACAAACCACCCAGGAAGGTGTGGAATTAATCCGTAATGCCGAAGTGGTTCTGGAACGCATCACCCAGCACGCCAACCGGACCTCTGTTATCATGAGCAGATTAAGCCAGATGATGGATCTTCAGATTAAAAATTCGCAGCAGGTGGTGCTTAAAGCTTCTGAAATGACTGCAAAAGCCAGTCGGGTATCCACAACCACCGGGGAATATGTACAAACCGGCGAAAAGATTGCCACATCTATTCAGAACCTGAGCTCCACAGCCAGTCAGAACAAAGATGCTGCCAATGAAATCTACCAGATTGCCCGGCAGCTGACCAGTCAGACCGCCGCGCTCAGGAATTCAGTTTCCGCCTGATCCTCCGTTCTTTTGATCAATATAAAAGGGGCCTTTAAGCCCCTTTTTTTATATCGCTTTAAACGCCTCTTCCAGATCTCTGATGATATCAGCCGGATCTTCCAATCCGATGGAAATGCGGATTCCACCCGGATCCATGCCATGATTCACCTGCTCCTCTGCAGGAATGGCTGAATGGGTCATACTGCCCGGATGTTCAATCAGTGTTTTAATATTCCCCAGACTGACTGCCAGCGTAATGGTGTAGGAAAATGAGGCCAGATGGTTCATCAGCCGACGTCCTTTTTCCTTCTGATCTGCGGGAGAGTCCCCTTTGATCACAAAGTAGAGCATGGTTCCGGGAGCAAACTTCCCTTCCGGGCTAACCATTTGTCTTTTTGCAACGTCTGCACCAGGGAAGGAATCCAGACCTGGAAAATGAGTTTTCTCGACCATGGGGTGTTTATTCAGGTATTCAGCAACCGCGATGGCCGTTAATTCCTGTTTTCTTACCCGGATGTTCAGTGTTGGAAGTCCGTAGACCAGATGGGTCCACGCCGAGTGAAAGGAAAGGACCCCGCCAAAATCCTTTCGGTACAGCAGGAGTAAATCTCTGACGAATGATTTTCCGATAACAGCCCCACCCATGTCAGTACCAAATCCGCCAATGTTTTTTGTCAGGCTGTGAACCACAAAATCGGCCCCAAGGGTGAGCGGACGCTGGCAGACCGGAGTGGCAAACGTATTATCCACCACCATGTACAACTGGCGGGCCTGACCTCGTTTTTCATTTTCATCACGGATAACCTGAGCCACCCGGGCAATATCGATGATATCGAGGGTTGGATTTACCGGAGTTTCAAAGTAGATCACACGGGTCTTCGGGGTAATAGCTGCCTTCAGGCTTTCCATGTTTCGCATATCAGCCTGCCGGGTGGAAATCCCAAATCGGGGAAACCAGTTTGTCAGCAAGGAATAGGTGCAGCCATACAAGGTATGATGGTGGACCACTTCATCGCCAGACATACAAAGCGTGGCAAGAATTCCCGATATGGCTGCCATGCCGGTGGCAAAGGTCAGTGCCGTTTCTCCTTGTTCTGCAATGGCAAGATGTTCTTCGAGAATATTCTTATTTGGCTCGCCCAGCCGCTCATAAATCAGAATGGGTTGTTTTCCTGCCAACCCTGAATCGGTATGAGCGAACTCAAGGAACCCCTGAGCGCCACGTTCCACTGAATCCAGTTTAAAAGTGGCACTGGCAGAAACAGGGGGAACCAAATGGTGTGAATAGTCCCAATTGGTCGATTCCCGTTTCCCGTGTATCAGTCTGGTATCGATATGGTACTGGTCTTCGGTCTTCATGATTTACCCAGATTATACTTGTAAGATTTCTTGAAATTTTTCAGAACAAAGGAGGTATTCACGCGGTCAATCCCGGGAATTTTGGTCAGTTTTTCCCTGAGAAACCGTTCATACTCCGGAATGTCCCGTACGGCCACCTTCATCATATAGTCCGATTGACCACTGATATGATAGCATTCCAGCACATCATCCAGCGCTTCAACCGACTTCATAAACGTCTCGATGATATCGGCATGGTGGGCTTCCAGTGTCACAAAAATGAACGCGTGAACCGATTTATTGATCCGGACCGGATTGATGATGGCCACAAACTTTTCGATGTAACCAGCTTCCTCCAGCCGGCGAACCCGCTCCGAGGTGGCAGAAGGGCTAAGACCTACCGTTGCAGCCAATTGTGCATTGGTAATCCGGCCGTTGTCCTGGAGCACATTCAGTATTCTGATATCCATTTCATCCATACAACCTCCTGAAAATGGTAAAAACGAAGTTATGAACAATATTCGGAATTTTAAACAATATATCGTTATTTTCTCTGAATATATACACTATTGTAGTGTTAATCACTGACATTTAATGATAATATCGAAACTATCACGATTTAAGTATTAAAAAAAAAGGCGGGTGATACCCGCCTTTTATTAAGGTGATCAGAATAGAAGGGATCAGGATATGGCCTGAGTAACCTTTTGCGCGGCGTCCTTCAATCCTTCCGCCGGAATCAGGTTCAGACCCGATTTGGCCAGGATTTCCCTGGCTTCCTCTGCATTGGTCCCAGCCAGGCGGACAATGATCGGAACGTTGATTTCCATGGAACGGGCTGCTTCAATCACCCCGTTTGCCACGCGGTCACAGCGTACAATTCCGCCAAAAATATTGATCAGGATGGCCTTTACATTCGGATCTGACAGAATGATTCTGAATCCGTTACGTACTGTATTCACATTGGCACCACCCCCAACATCAAGAAAATTGGCTGGTTCGCCGCCTGCCAGTTTGATGATATCCATGGTGGCCATGGCAAGACCAGCCCCGTTAACCATACAACCCACATTGCCATCCAGCTTCACATAATTCAGGTTGCTTTTTGAAGCTTCAACTTCAAGCGGATCTTCTTCAGCCACATCGCGCATGGCTACCACATCCTCATGCCGGTACAGGGCATTGTCATCGAAATTGAGTTTTGCATCAAGTGCGAGCACCCGGTTGTCATTGGTGACAATCAGCGGATTGATTTCAGCGATGGAACAATCCATCTCTTTAAAGGCCTTGTACAAAGCGGAGATAAACCGTACTCCATTTTTGAACGCATCTCCCTCGAGTCCAAGGGCATAGGCCAATTTTCTGGCCTGAAAGGGTTGCAATCCGACCCGTGGATCCACATACTCGCGCACAATTTTTTCGGGGGAATGATGGGCCACTTCCTCAATTTCCATCCCTCCCTCGGTGGAAACCATGATCAGGTCCTTGCTTTTCGACCGATCCATCATGACGGCCACATACAACTCGCGTACGATGGTCATTCCTTCTTCGACCAGTAGCGTATTGACTGGTTTTCCTTCCGGACCTGTCTGAATGGTGACCAGGATATTTCCAAGCAGTTTTTCAGCCGTTTCCTTTGCAAGCTCGGGTTTAACAACCTTCACACCACCCTGAATGACCACCTTTGAGCGATCCTGTGATGAATAAACGGTTCCCTTTCCCCGACCACCAGCATGAATCTGCGATTTGAGAACCACAACGGGTGTGCCCAGTTTTTTAGCTGCATCGGCCGCCTCATCCGGTGATTTTGCAACAAATCCGTTTGGTACAGCGACCCCATACCGCCTGAAAATTTCCTTCCCCTGGAACTCATGAATGTTCATAACACCTGCCCTTAATTAATTTTCGTTGCGATGGATTGTGCCTGAAGGAACAGCAGCAAATAATCACTGCCACCGGCCTTTGAGTCAGTACCAGACATGTTAAATCCGCCAAAGGGATGAGCACCCACGATGGCCCCGGTACATTTGCGGTTGAGATACAGATTTCCTACAAAAAATTCATCTGCGGCCCTTTTCAGGACCTCAGTATTTTTCGAGTAAACGGCCCCGGTCAGTCCATACCGGGTTCCGTTGGCAATTGCGAGAGCATCATCGAAGGAATCGGCTTTCATTATAGCGAGAACGGGTCCGAAAATTTCTTCCTGAGCAATCACGGCATCGGGTTTAATATCGGCAATGACGGTCGGCTCAAGATAGTATCCTTCCTCAGACAGCCGTTTTCCACCGAAAACCAACCTTCCCTGCTGTTTTCCTGAGTCGATGTATTTCATGATGGTTTTGAGGGCCCGTTCGCTTGAAACCGGTCCCATGGATGGGTTTTGTTCAGCGGGTCCCACTGTCAGTCTGGAAGTGAGTTCAACGACCCGGTTCACCACCTGGTCATATACACTTTTATGAATAATAGCCCGTGAACAGGCCGAACATTTCTGCCCCTGATAGCCGAAAGCCGAGGCAACAATACCCTGAGCAGCCCATTCCAGATCGGCATCCTCATTGACAATGATGGCGTCTTTTCCACCCATCTCGGCAATCACCCGTTTTACCCAGATCTGACCAGGCTGAACTTTGGCAGCCAGTTCATTGATACGCAGTCCCACTTCCATGGAACCGGTAAAGGCAATCATTCTGGTTTTCGGATGAGTAACCAAAAGGTCTCCGATTTCACCGCCAGAACCGGTGATGTAATTAAGAACTCCACCGGGGATTCCGGCTTCAAAAAATAACTCAGCCACCATGTGACCAATGGCCGGGGTATCAGAAGCGGGTTTGAGAACCACTGTATTACCAGTAACCAAAGCTGCAGCGGTCATTCCAGCCAGAATGGCACAAGGAAAATTCCATGGAGGAATGACAAGAACCACGCCCACGGGAAGGTATTTCAGTTCATTCCGTTCGCCTGGCAACTGGTAAATCGGGGCCGGATTTGCGTAGCGGAGCATTTCCCGTGCATAAAATTCGAGAAAATCGATGGCTTCGGCTGTATCTGCATCGGCCTCGGGCCAGTTTTTTCCGGCCTCAAGAACCATCATGGCAGAAAATTCATGCCGTCGTTGTTTCATCAGATCTGCTGCCTTGAGCAGGATTGAAGCCCGGTGAGCGGGATCTGTTTTTGACCAGGACTTAAATGCGCTATGCGCCGATTCAAGGGCAAGAGTGGCATCAGCCGCTGAGGCAAGTGGAAACTCACCTACTACTTCCTTGCTGTTACTGGGATTGAGAGATTTAAACCAGGACGCGGCACCAAGCCGCTGTCCGTTGATGAGGTTTTCATACCGCTTTCCGAAAGTACCTCTGATTTTCTTCAGGGCCGCCAGCATGGGATCGCGGTTTTCAGGTTTTGAAAAATCAAGATAAGCCGTCGGGTGGTACGGCGGAAGCTGATCGGGTCGGATCATGGTTTACTCCAGGTTTTATTGGGTCAGAAAGAGGCTGGTCAGGCCTCGAAAATAAACAACATAATGTAATTTAAGATCACGGTCAGCAGCATGGCAATCGGAATGGTTATGAACCATGAAGAAAGAATGTCACGGATCACCCGGCCGTTGATATTCGACATACCCCGTGCAAATCCAACACCGATAACCGCACCAACCAGGGTATGAGTGGTCGAAATCGGAAGTCCCATGTAGGAGGCAACCAGAACGGTGGTGGCAGTTCCGAACTCGGCACTGAATCCACGGGTGGGAGTCAGTTCAGTGATTTTTTTACCAATGGTATCAATTACCTTGTAGCCATACGTGGCCAATCCAAGAACCAGTCCAATACCACCGAGAAGCAAAGCCCATGAAGGAATGGTGGATTTACCTGCCAGTGTTCCGTCATCAAGGACAGAAAGAATGCCAGCAAGCGGGCCGACCGCATTGGCCACATCATTGGCTCCATGGGCAAAAGCTACGTAGCAGGCGGTTACAATCTGCAGGTACTTAAATACATATTCCACATTATCCAATTGTTCCCGGGCCGACATGAGAGCCGTGTCGCCTTTAAACTTTTTCTTAAGGAACCAGGATGTGATAAAGGCTCCAAGGAGACCAATTCCGATAGAGATGGCAAGCACAACCTCAAACGAGATATCCAACTTCAGGTTTTTCAGTCCTTTGTACACCACTGAAAGTGCCAGAATGACAATGACCGCAAAAACCAGGTAAGGTGAGTAAGTGATCAGGTTTTTAGTAGGTGTCAGACTTTTGAAAAACAAGGTCTGAATGACCAGAAAAACAACATAGGCTAAAAAGGCACCGGTGAGTGGAGAGACTATCCATGATAAGACGATGGGTCCCATTTCTCCCCAGTGAACCGCACCAACACCATCGGTCCCCATCCAAAATCCTGAACTGATTCCAGCGCCGACTACTGCACCAACGATGGCGTGTGTTGTAGAAACGGGAAGTCCATAAAAAGTCGCAATATTCAACCAGATGGCAGCACCAAGCAATGCAGCCAACATGCCCCACAAAAACACATGTTCATGGCCGATGAATATCTCAACATCAATGATTCCCTTCGCCACTGTTTCAGTTACAGTCCCACCTACAAAATAGGCGCCCATAAACTCAAAAATAGCTGCAACAAAAACGGCTGAAGTTAGTGTAAGTGCTTTTGAACCTACAGAAGTACCGAATGCATTGGCGACATCATTGGCCCCGATGTTCCAGGCCATGTAAAGACAGAAAATAATGGCAATAATGAGTGCAATTGTACCGAATTCCATCCGGAAACCTTTTATTTAATTAACGAAACCGTTCATGATCAGGTGGGAATGAGGAAGACCCGTGTTCGTTTGGACATCATTTCTGATTTATCTGCCAGGACCGAAATGTTCTTAAACAGTTCGTACCAGAAGAATAATTCAACGGGGGCCATTTCATTCTCATGCTCGAACATTTTCTGTCCGATTTTATACTTCAGTTTATCGGCCTCGAATTCTATTTCACCGGTTCTGTCACAAAGTTCAAGCACGCGTTTGGCTTCAAGTCCGGAAAAACTGGACTCAACCATTTCATCGAGTTCCTGAACAATTTTTGAAGCCAGCTGAGTGGCTTCGAGGCATTTATCGATAAACCTGAAAATGTCTTCTTTCATGAAAGCGGGAACGGTGGATTTACGAAGAGTCAGCAATACAGCCACGTCTTCGGCTGCATCTGCTATGTCGTCCTGGGCACTTAGCTGGCGCAGGAGGTCCTTCTTTTCTACCGGGAGGAATATGGAATCGTGTATGGTGTTGCGGATCTGGTCTTTAATCTCATCGGCCTGATGCTCGAAAAACATGATCTGTTTGGCAATGTTCTTCACTTCATCATGCTTACCTTCTGCGAGTGCTTCAAACATCGGTCTGATCAGACCTGTACATTTATCTACTTCTGCCATTTGTGCCTGTAACTGGCTGAATGGAGACTGTTTGAACATTCCGGAAAAGATATTTTTCATGACGGCCTCTGGCGATTGAAGACCTGCTAAGGTAGAACAGCAGTTGGGAAAATTCAAATGATTTTTTAATCTTCCGGACAGCCACCGGATACAGAAGATAAAGACCTCTGATAACCAGAAATAACTGAAACCACACACCAAAACACACACCCATGGCCTTCACCCCACCGGTTTTATCACCCGATCTTGAGACTTTTTCACGTGCACATTTTGGTGAAGAGTATGAGCGGTTCATCAATGGTCTTTCCGAGAGAATCCGGACCAAAATCAGGCTGTCCGACCTGAAAATGCCGGCAGAGGAAACGTTGATCCGCCTGAAGGAAGACGGCTTACAGGTGGTCAGGGAGCCCTGGTATTCTCATGCCTGTCAGTATGACCCCCCAACCGCTTTTCCCGGGCAGACTCTGTCCCATCATCTCGGGCACATTTATCTGCAGGATTTCAGCTCGATGTTGCCGGTTCTGGTGCTGGATCCTAAACCGGGTGAACGTGTACTTGATCTTGCCGCAGCCCCGGGAAGCAAGTCGACCCAACTTGCACAGCATATGCAAAACCGAGGAACCCTCATCTCTAATGATATTGAACCGGGCCGGCTTGCCAATCTCATTTTCAACCTGGACCGGGTCGGTGCCGTCAATGTACAGGTTACCGGCCTTCCCGGTGAACAGATCGGTAACCTGCTCCCCGGGTATTTTGATAAAGTTCTGATTGATGCACCCTGTTCGGCACTCGGTGTGATTCACAATAAACAGGAAGTGGCTGGTTGGTGGACGTTTCAACGGATGAAACAGTTTGCCGGGTTGCAGGAAAAATTGCTGATTTCTGCTTTAAAAGCCTGTAAACCCGGTGGCATCATTGTGTATTCGACCTGCACACTGACCACGGAAGAAAATGAAGCCATTCTGGCCAGTGTGTTATCAAGACACCCGGGAGAGCTTCAGGAAGCCAACCTTCCCACAGCGTTCAGCGCCAGAAACGGAGGGATACCGGCAACGGATACCAGCATTCCGGTTCAACTATCAAAGCGTATTTATCCCATGGACAATGATTTCCGCTGTCAGGGATTCTTTCTTGCTAAAATCATGAAAACCGGTGAACGGGTTTCCCCAACTCCCCGGATGGTGCCCCAGAATCGCATTAAACCATCCCTGGAAGCTGATCTGAAACAACGCATGTCGGATTATTTTGGTATGTCACCCGACTGGCTGGCCCGATTCGGAATGGTGGAATCGGGAGATGTCTGGGCTGTATCGGAAGATATGATTCAGCCTGGTTT from Bacteroidota bacterium harbors:
- a CDS encoding inorganic phosphate transporter; this encodes MEFGTIALIIAIIFCLYMAWNIGANDVANAFGTSVGSKALTLTSAVFVAAIFEFMGAYFVGGTVTETVAKGIIDVEIFIGHEHVFLWGMLAALLGAAIWLNIATFYGLPVSTTHAIVGAVVGAGISSGFWMGTDGVGAVHWGEMGPIVLSWIVSPLTGAFLAYVVFLVIQTLFFKSLTPTKNLITYSPYLVFAVIVILALSVVYKGLKNLKLDISFEVVLAISIGIGLLGAFITSWFLKKKFKGDTALMSAREQLDNVEYVFKYLQIVTACYVAFAHGANDVANAVGPLAGILSVLDDGTLAGKSTIPSWALLLGGIGLVLGLATYGYKVIDTIGKKITELTPTRGFSAEFGTATTVLVASYMGLPISTTHTLVGAVIGVGFARGMSNINGRVIRDILSSWFITIPIAMLLTVILNYIMLFIFEA
- a CDS encoding Lrp/AsnC family transcriptional regulator; translation: MDEMDIRILNVLQDNGRITNAQLAATVGLSPSATSERVRRLEEAGYIEKFVAIINPVRINKSVHAFIFVTLEAHHADIIETFMKSVEALDDVLECYHISGQSDYMMKVAVRDIPEYERFLREKLTKIPGIDRVNTSFVLKNFKKSYKYNLGKS
- a CDS encoding chemotaxis protein CheW, whose product is MAKLEPFNPTDTLTSLVSLQRIESTGAVEQIRQKTQCIVVLLGKEQLAIPIISIKEIIEVPRITRLPNVPAYILGICSVRGEIISITDIRQLLNLKGSDQKTRKELAKERIILLDGERFTTGVVVDTVVEVIDIPLDEIESSKTTLTGALASFGSGLYKEGGRVLVVLDVNALLNSHELSQFI
- a CDS encoding NOL1/NOP2/sun family putative RNA methylase translates to MAFTPPVLSPDLETFSRAHFGEEYERFINGLSERIRTKIRLSDLKMPAEETLIRLKEDGLQVVREPWYSHACQYDPPTAFPGQTLSHHLGHIYLQDFSSMLPVLVLDPKPGERVLDLAAAPGSKSTQLAQHMQNRGTLISNDIEPGRLANLIFNLDRVGAVNVQVTGLPGEQIGNLLPGYFDKVLIDAPCSALGVIHNKQEVAGWWTFQRMKQFAGLQEKLLISALKACKPGGIIVYSTCTLTTEENEAILASVLSRHPGELQEANLPTAFSARNGGIPATDTSIPVQLSKRIYPMDNDFRCQGFFLAKIMKTGERVSPTPRMVPQNRIKPSLEADLKQRMSDYFGMSPDWLARFGMVESGDVWAVSEDMIQPGLPGVRRTGMRMGRWMGKQLKMTTDFLQLAGPQITRKRYDITDPADFRSFMAGSPVPNHPGETGQVAVFYRNCCLGSGLAQGGQIKSQIPTAKRYLPGNMKPGRDSESDIG
- a CDS encoding aminotransferase class I/II-fold pyridoxal phosphate-dependent enzyme — protein: MKTEDQYHIDTRLIHGKRESTNWDYSHHLVPPVSASATFKLDSVERGAQGFLEFAHTDSGLAGKQPILIYERLGEPNKNILEEHLAIAEQGETALTFATGMAAISGILATLCMSGDEVVHHHTLYGCTYSLLTNWFPRFGISTRQADMRNMESLKAAITPKTRVIYFETPVNPTLDIIDIARVAQVIRDENEKRGQARQLYMVVDNTFATPVCQRPLTLGADFVVHSLTKNIGGFGTDMGGAVIGKSFVRDLLLLYRKDFGGVLSFHSAWTHLVYGLPTLNIRVRKQELTAIAVAEYLNKHPMVEKTHFPGLDSFPGADVAKRQMVSPEGKFAPGTMLYFVIKGDSPADQKEKGRRLMNHLASFSYTITLAVSLGNIKTLIEHPGSMTHSAIPAEEQVNHGMDPGGIRISIGLEDPADIIRDLEEAFKAI
- the sucC gene encoding ADP-forming succinate--CoA ligase subunit beta — translated: MNIHEFQGKEIFRRYGVAVPNGFVAKSPDEAADAAKKLGTPVVVLKSQIHAGGRGKGTVYSSQDRSKVVIQGGVKVVKPELAKETAEKLLGNILVTIQTGPEGKPVNTLLVEEGMTIVRELYVAVMMDRSKSKDLIMVSTEGGMEIEEVAHHSPEKIVREYVDPRVGLQPFQARKLAYALGLEGDAFKNGVRFISALYKAFKEMDCSIAEINPLIVTNDNRVLALDAKLNFDDNALYRHEDVVAMRDVAEEDPLEVEASKSNLNYVKLDGNVGCMVNGAGLAMATMDIIKLAGGEPANFLDVGGGANVNTVRNGFRIILSDPNVKAILINIFGGIVRCDRVANGVIEAARSMEINVPIIVRLAGTNAEEAREILAKSGLNLIPAEGLKDAAQKVTQAIS
- a CDS encoding TIGR00153 family protein, with amino-acid sequence MKNIFSGMFKQSPFSQLQAQMAEVDKCTGLIRPMFEALAEGKHDEVKNIAKQIMFFEHQADEIKDQIRNTIHDSIFLPVEKKDLLRQLSAQDDIADAAEDVAVLLTLRKSTVPAFMKEDIFRFIDKCLEATQLASKIVQELDEMVESSFSGLEAKRVLELCDRTGEIEFEADKLKYKIGQKMFEHENEMAPVELFFWYELFKNISVLADKSEMMSKRTRVFLIPT
- the pruA gene encoding L-glutamate gamma-semialdehyde dehydrogenase, whose amino-acid sequence is MIRPDQLPPYHPTAYLDFSKPENRDPMLAALKKIRGTFGKRYENLINGQRLGAASWFKSLNPSNSKEVVGEFPLASAADATLALESAHSAFKSWSKTDPAHRASILLKAADLMKQRRHEFSAMMVLEAGKNWPEADADTAEAIDFLEFYAREMLRYANPAPIYQLPGERNELKYLPVGVVLVIPPWNFPCAILAGMTAAALVTGNTVVLKPASDTPAIGHMVAELFFEAGIPGGVLNYITGSGGEIGDLLVTHPKTRMIAFTGSMEVGLRINELAAKVQPGQIWVKRVIAEMGGKDAIIVNEDADLEWAAQGIVASAFGYQGQKCSACSRAIIHKSVYDQVVNRVVELTSRLTVGPAEQNPSMGPVSSERALKTIMKYIDSGKQQGRLVFGGKRLSEEGYYLEPTVIADIKPDAVIAQEEIFGPVLAIMKADSFDDALAIANGTRYGLTGAVYSKNTEVLKRAADEFFVGNLYLNRKCTGAIVGAHPFGGFNMSGTDSKAGGSDYLLLFLQAQSIATKIN